A genomic segment from Barrientosiimonas humi encodes:
- a CDS encoding PLP-dependent aminotransferase family protein, with protein MTTTPTTPIPLASRASDLVGSVIDSSTSLLARQTHDIVRFAMGSPAPEAIPTHTLAQVGIAAMGAEAPDAFDYAATEGDPALVEALLAELAGTTDATTAERLFITSGGMQGLDLAFKLLVDPGDLVVVESPTYTNGSATALSYQAELLEAPVDADGLDVEQLERLVERAGRTPKALYVIPTFQNPSGATLTLERRQRLLELARRWGSVVIDDDPYGMLRFAGEPVPSLHELAGGDPLVFSVRTFSKIIAPGLRVGWVDADPSLQPLLINAKQAMDTCTNLPLQRLVAGFLREGHLQDHLVTQRASYRVRKEAMQAALTEHLGDQARWTDPEGGFFLWVSFDESVDTERLFEVALAEGVAYIPGNALSPGRRFPHDLRLCFASMPPERIHEGVRRLARAVERVRR; from the coding sequence ATGACCACCACCCCGACGACCCCGATCCCGCTCGCGTCGCGAGCCTCGGACCTGGTCGGCTCGGTGATCGACTCCAGCACCTCGCTGCTGGCGCGGCAGACGCACGACATCGTGCGCTTCGCGATGGGTTCGCCTGCGCCAGAAGCGATTCCGACGCACACCTTGGCCCAGGTCGGGATCGCGGCGATGGGCGCGGAGGCACCCGACGCGTTCGACTACGCCGCGACCGAGGGCGACCCCGCGCTGGTCGAGGCGCTGCTCGCGGAGCTGGCCGGCACCACCGACGCCACGACCGCCGAGCGGCTGTTCATCACCTCCGGCGGGATGCAGGGGCTCGACCTGGCGTTCAAGCTGCTCGTCGACCCGGGCGATCTGGTCGTCGTCGAGTCCCCCACGTACACCAACGGATCCGCGACCGCGCTGTCCTACCAGGCCGAGCTGCTGGAGGCCCCGGTCGACGCCGACGGGCTCGACGTCGAGCAGCTGGAGCGGCTGGTCGAGCGCGCGGGGCGCACCCCCAAGGCGCTGTACGTCATCCCCACCTTCCAGAACCCGTCCGGCGCGACCCTGACGCTGGAGCGGCGGCAGCGGCTGCTGGAGCTGGCGCGCCGGTGGGGCAGCGTGGTGATCGACGACGACCCGTACGGCATGCTGCGGTTCGCCGGGGAGCCGGTGCCGTCGCTGCACGAGCTCGCTGGCGGTGACCCGCTGGTCTTCTCGGTGCGCACGTTCTCGAAGATCATCGCGCCGGGTCTGCGGGTGGGGTGGGTCGACGCCGACCCGAGCCTGCAGCCGCTGCTGATCAACGCCAAGCAGGCGATGGACACCTGCACCAACCTGCCGCTGCAGCGCCTCGTGGCCGGCTTCCTGCGCGAGGGTCACCTGCAGGACCACCTCGTGACCCAGCGCGCGTCGTACCGCGTGCGCAAGGAGGCGATGCAGGCCGCGCTCACCGAGCACCTGGGCGACCAGGCCCGCTGGACCGACCCCGAGGGCGGCTTCTTCCTGTGGGTCAGCTTCGACGAGTCCGTCGACACCGAAAGGCTTTTCGAGGTCGCCCTCGCCGAGGGCGTCGCCTACATCCCCGGCAACGCCCTCTCCCCCGGGCGCCGCTTCCCGCACGACCTGCGGCTGTGCTTCGCCTCGATGCCGCCGGAGCGCATCCACGAGGGCGTGCGCCGGCTGGCCCGCGCCGTCGAGCGGGTGCGCCGATGA
- a CDS encoding M20 family metallopeptidase: MSAQTAPPLTAVELALLDRIDTDRIVAATQRLVRARGENPPGQEAETVATLAAVCRERDLDVRTETAEAGRDNLFARTTGDAGGPALLLLGHTDVVPVGEGWTRDPFGGEVDGGRVFGRGTTDMKGGLAAAVEAMAAVQEHARATGRTLTGGVELAATVDEEQGGVGIRAWVAQQPAKAYVGCVTAEPTDLQTVIAARGDAYLDIRVHGTAAHSGRPDDGANAIYGAARIVTALRDWHTELAAAPHPLAGPATWSVGVVEGGTGTSIVPAECRVLADRRLLPGEDAEQVLREVVARVDALGLERDGLRVEIDLPMWMPGFETAPDNAFVTAVESSLGAAGGPGLGLGGWTAACDGGFVARDLGVPVVVLGPGSVNEQAHRPDESVGVDELTVAARTYALAAWRLLAPDSTAGAAPDAPDGSALEFRSPGAGSEA, translated from the coding sequence ATGAGCGCGCAGACCGCACCCCCGCTCACGGCGGTCGAGCTGGCGCTGCTCGACCGGATCGACACCGACCGCATCGTCGCCGCGACGCAGCGGCTGGTGCGCGCCCGCGGGGAGAACCCGCCGGGCCAGGAGGCCGAGACCGTCGCCACGCTCGCGGCCGTCTGCCGGGAGCGCGACCTCGACGTGCGCACCGAGACCGCGGAGGCCGGCCGCGACAACCTGTTCGCCCGCACCACCGGCGACGCGGGCGGTCCGGCGCTGCTGCTGCTCGGCCACACCGACGTCGTGCCGGTCGGCGAGGGCTGGACGCGCGACCCGTTCGGCGGCGAGGTCGACGGCGGTCGCGTCTTCGGCCGCGGCACGACCGACATGAAGGGTGGGCTCGCCGCGGCCGTCGAGGCCATGGCGGCGGTGCAGGAGCACGCCCGCGCGACCGGACGCACGCTCACCGGCGGGGTCGAGCTGGCCGCGACGGTGGACGAGGAGCAGGGTGGCGTCGGCATCAGGGCGTGGGTCGCGCAGCAGCCCGCGAAGGCGTACGTCGGGTGCGTGACGGCCGAGCCCACCGACCTGCAGACCGTGATCGCGGCGCGCGGCGACGCCTACCTCGACATCCGGGTGCACGGCACGGCGGCGCACAGCGGGCGGCCCGACGACGGCGCCAACGCGATCTACGGCGCGGCCCGGATCGTCACCGCGCTGCGCGACTGGCACACCGAGCTCGCCGCCGCGCCGCACCCGCTCGCGGGTCCGGCGACCTGGAGCGTCGGCGTCGTCGAGGGCGGCACCGGCACCTCGATCGTGCCGGCCGAGTGCCGGGTGCTGGCCGACCGGCGGCTGCTCCCCGGCGAGGACGCCGAGCAGGTGCTGCGCGAGGTGGTCGCGCGCGTCGACGCGCTCGGGCTGGAGCGCGACGGGCTGCGCGTCGAGATCGACCTGCCGATGTGGATGCCGGGGTTCGAGACCGCCCCGGACAACGCGTTCGTCACCGCGGTCGAGTCGTCGCTCGGCGCGGCCGGCGGCCCGGGCCTCGGGCTCGGCGGCTGGACCGCCGCGTGCGACGGCGGTTTCGTGGCGCGCGACCTCGGCGTGCCGGTGGTCGTGCTCGGCCCCGGGTCGGTCAACGAGCAGGCGCACCGGCCCGACGAGTCGGTCGGTGTCGACGAGCTCACGGTGGCCGCCCGCACGTACGCCCTCGCTGCCTGGCGCCTCCTCGCACCGGACAGCACGGCCGGCGCCGCGCCCGACGCGCCGGACGGCTCCGCGCTCGAGTTCCGTTCTCCCGGCGCAGGATCGGAGGCCTGA
- a CDS encoding maleate cis-trans isomerase, which produces MPTVGLLYPGYSAEDDYPRFVARLREAGVRPPDLPLVHTRMDEDAHRVDALLEIGRADHLAAGGRELVAEHGAESVMWACTSGSFVFGWEGAREQAEQLAEAVGRPASSTSFAFVDACRHLGIERVSVAASYPQDIAEAFVAFLGAAGIEVVAMGSHGIVTAAEVGTLGREQVLAVVRGADLSDRVQAVLVPDTAMHTLEWLSDAEAETGRPVLTANQVTIWKGLQLLGVRPSLPGSGRLFAQER; this is translated from the coding sequence GTGCCCACCGTCGGACTGCTCTACCCCGGCTACAGCGCCGAGGACGACTACCCCCGGTTCGTCGCTCGGCTGCGCGAGGCCGGCGTACGCCCGCCCGACCTGCCCCTGGTGCACACCCGGATGGACGAGGACGCCCACCGCGTCGACGCGCTGCTGGAGATCGGGCGCGCCGACCATCTCGCCGCCGGTGGTCGGGAGCTGGTCGCCGAGCACGGCGCGGAGTCGGTGATGTGGGCGTGCACGTCGGGCTCGTTCGTCTTCGGGTGGGAGGGGGCCCGCGAGCAGGCCGAGCAGCTGGCGGAGGCGGTCGGGCGGCCGGCGTCGTCGACGTCGTTCGCGTTCGTCGACGCCTGCCGGCACCTCGGGATCGAGCGGGTCTCGGTCGCGGCGTCCTACCCGCAGGACATCGCCGAGGCGTTCGTGGCGTTCCTCGGCGCGGCCGGCATCGAGGTGGTCGCGATGGGCAGCCACGGCATCGTCACCGCGGCCGAGGTCGGCACGCTCGGGCGCGAGCAGGTGCTCGCCGTGGTGCGCGGCGCCGACCTGTCCGACCGCGTGCAGGCGGTGCTGGTGCCCGACACCGCGATGCACACGCTGGAGTGGCTCTCCGACGCCGAGGCGGAGACCGGACGGCCCGTCCTCACCGCGAACCAGGTCACGATCTGGAAAGGTCTGCAGCTGTTGGGAGTCCGGCCCTCGCTGCCTGGCTCCGGTCGCCTCTTCGCCCAGGAGCGTTGA
- a CDS encoding GntR family transcriptional regulator, whose amino-acid sequence MSNVSRLTPLVQESTASMVARTVREAIARGDIGPGEQLGEVELARQLGVSRGPLREGLQRLTQEGLVESYRNRGLFVIEMTPERVRDTYLARQAVERGAAEHLHDTGTAATAGGSLLRVVDTMERAAADDDREAVTDADLAFHEQLVRESASPRLVWMHQTLLTETRMCLNALEPTYDSNEDRVAEHRAIAEALQADDPTATDRLLVAHMRDGVRRLVPEPVEPPA is encoded by the coding sequence ATGTCGAACGTGTCCCGCCTGACACCGCTGGTGCAGGAGTCCACCGCGAGCATGGTCGCGCGCACCGTGCGCGAGGCCATCGCACGGGGCGACATCGGTCCGGGCGAGCAGCTCGGCGAGGTCGAGCTCGCCCGCCAGCTGGGCGTCAGCCGTGGCCCGCTGCGCGAGGGCCTGCAGCGCCTCACCCAGGAGGGACTCGTCGAGTCCTACCGCAACAGAGGGCTTTTCGTCATCGAGATGACGCCCGAGCGGGTGCGCGACACCTACCTCGCCCGGCAGGCCGTCGAGCGCGGCGCGGCCGAGCACCTGCACGACACCGGCACCGCCGCGACGGCCGGCGGCTCGCTGCTGCGCGTCGTCGACACCATGGAGCGCGCGGCCGCCGACGACGACCGCGAGGCCGTGACCGACGCCGACCTCGCCTTCCACGAGCAGCTGGTGCGCGAGTCGGCCAGCCCCCGGCTCGTGTGGATGCACCAGACCCTGCTCACCGAGACCCGCATGTGCCTCAACGCCCTCGAACCGACCTACGACTCCAACGAGGACCGGGTCGCCGAGCACCGTGCCATCGCCGAGGCGCTGCAGGCCGACGACCCGACCGCCACCGACCGGCTGCTGGTCGCCCACATGCGCGACGGCGTACGCCGCCTGGTCCCCGAACCCGTCGAGCCCCCCGCCTGA
- a CDS encoding NAD-dependent succinate-semialdehyde dehydrogenase — MSTDTQATAQTQTEGGLSGREQQVVDQVEKRLLVGGRWVDAEGGATFEVDDPATGQVIASVADATPADGRRALDAAVAAQADFARTTPRERADLLLRAHELLMERQDDLALLMTLEMGKPLAEAKGEIAYAAEFFRHFSGEALRIDGGYQTAPAGGARFLVTKQPVGPCLLITPWNFPMAMGTRKIGPALAAGCTSVVKPAHQTPLSMLALGQVLQDAGVPDGVVNIVTCRDAGGVMEPLIRSGDARKLSFTGSTKVGKVLLEQCADKVLRTSMELGGNAPFIVFDDADLDEAVAGAMQAKMRNMGEACTAANRIYVHDNVIQQFGEKLSAAMAQLEVGRGTDDGVQVGPLVDEAGRRKVIDLLADATGRGATVLTGGEAPDGPGWFFPPTVLTGVPGEARMAHEEIFGPVAPLTPFSSEDEVIAAANDTPYGLVAYVFTNDLRRGLRVAEALESGMVGLNQGVVSNPAAPFGGIKESGLGREGGSVGIEEFLEIKYVGIAM, encoded by the coding sequence ATGAGCACGGACACGCAGGCGACGGCGCAGACGCAGACCGAGGGCGGCCTCTCCGGCCGCGAGCAGCAGGTGGTCGACCAGGTCGAGAAGAGGCTGCTCGTGGGCGGCCGGTGGGTCGACGCCGAGGGCGGCGCGACGTTCGAGGTCGACGACCCCGCGACCGGGCAGGTGATCGCCTCGGTCGCCGACGCGACCCCGGCCGACGGACGGCGGGCGCTCGACGCCGCGGTCGCGGCGCAGGCCGATTTCGCGCGCACGACGCCGCGTGAGCGGGCAGATCTGCTGCTGCGGGCGCATGAGCTGTTGATGGAGCGGCAGGACGACCTGGCCCTGCTCATGACGCTCGAGATGGGCAAGCCGCTCGCGGAGGCGAAGGGCGAGATCGCTTATGCCGCAGAGTTTTTCCGGCACTTCTCGGGCGAGGCGCTGCGCATCGACGGCGGATACCAGACCGCGCCGGCCGGTGGCGCGCGGTTCCTCGTGACCAAGCAGCCGGTCGGCCCGTGCCTGCTCATCACGCCGTGGAACTTTCCGATGGCGATGGGCACCCGCAAGATCGGCCCGGCCCTGGCTGCCGGCTGTACGAGCGTCGTCAAGCCCGCGCACCAGACGCCGCTGTCGATGCTCGCGCTCGGGCAGGTGCTGCAGGACGCCGGCGTGCCCGACGGCGTGGTCAACATCGTGACCTGCCGCGACGCCGGCGGGGTGATGGAGCCGCTGATCCGCTCCGGCGACGCCCGCAAGCTCTCGTTCACCGGCTCCACCAAGGTCGGCAAGGTGCTGCTCGAGCAGTGCGCCGACAAGGTGCTGCGCACGTCGATGGAGCTCGGCGGCAACGCGCCGTTCATCGTGTTCGACGACGCCGACCTCGACGAGGCCGTCGCGGGAGCGATGCAGGCGAAGATGCGCAACATGGGGGAGGCGTGCACCGCCGCCAACCGAATCTACGTGCACGACAACGTGATTCAGCAGTTCGGCGAGAAGCTGTCGGCCGCGATGGCGCAGCTGGAGGTCGGGCGCGGCACCGACGACGGCGTGCAGGTCGGGCCGCTGGTCGACGAGGCCGGTCGCCGCAAGGTGATCGACCTGCTCGCCGACGCCACCGGCCGCGGCGCCACCGTGCTGACCGGCGGCGAGGCCCCCGACGGGCCCGGCTGGTTCTTCCCGCCGACGGTGCTCACCGGGGTGCCCGGCGAGGCGCGCATGGCGCACGAGGAGATCTTCGGCCCCGTCGCGCCGCTCACCCCGTTCAGCAGCGAGGACGAGGTGATCGCCGCCGCCAACGACACGCCGTACGGCCTTGTCGCCTACGTCTTCACGAACGACCTGCGGCGCGGGCTGCGCGTCGCCGAGGCGCTCGAGTCGGGCATGGTTGGCCTCAACCAGGGCGTGGTGTCCAACCCCGCCGCGCCGTTCGGCGGCATCAAGGAGTCCGGTCTCGGCCGCGAGGGCGGCAGCGTCGGGATCGAGGAGTTCCTGGAGATCAAGTACGTCGGAATCGCGATGTGA
- a CDS encoding aspartate aminotransferase family protein, producing the protein MAQLSPVLKQATPVVATRGEGVYLFDADDRRYLDFTAGIGVTSTGHCHPTVVAAAQEQVGRLIHGQYTTVLHEPLLRLVDRMGEVLPEGLDRMFFTNSGSEAIEAALRLARQATGRPNVITFHGGFHGRTVAAASMTSSGTKFKAGFAPLMAGVQVSPFPDPGHFGWSQDEATAFALKQLDYTLQTLSQPDDTAAFFVEPVLGEGGYVPASTEFLAGLRERADRHGILLVVDEVQTGWGRTGKFWGGEHFGARPDILVTAKGLASGFPLSGIAASNALMEKAWPGSQGGTYGGNAVACAAAVATLDVIESEGLVANAEQRGAQLRQALEKVAGQHDAITDVRGLGLMLGNEFRDAEGKPDGAAAARVQSKAAELGLLLLTCGPWSQVVRFIPALVVGEQQVDDAAQLWAEAVDAAL; encoded by the coding sequence ATGGCCCAGCTGTCCCCCGTGCTCAAGCAGGCGACCCCGGTCGTGGCGACCCGCGGCGAGGGCGTCTATCTGTTCGACGCCGACGACCGGCGATATCTCGACTTCACGGCCGGCATCGGCGTGACCAGCACCGGCCACTGCCACCCCACCGTGGTGGCGGCCGCGCAGGAGCAGGTCGGCCGGCTGATCCACGGGCAGTACACGACGGTGCTGCACGAACCGCTGCTGCGGCTGGTCGACCGGATGGGCGAGGTGCTGCCCGAGGGTCTGGACCGGATGTTCTTCACCAACTCCGGCTCCGAGGCCATCGAGGCAGCCCTGCGCCTGGCCCGGCAGGCGACCGGCCGTCCCAACGTGATCACCTTCCACGGCGGGTTCCACGGGCGCACCGTGGCGGCGGCGTCGATGACCAGCTCCGGCACCAAGTTCAAGGCCGGCTTCGCCCCGCTCATGGCCGGCGTGCAGGTCTCGCCGTTCCCCGACCCCGGCCACTTCGGCTGGAGCCAGGACGAGGCGACCGCGTTCGCGCTCAAGCAGCTCGACTACACCCTGCAGACGCTGTCCCAGCCCGACGACACCGCCGCGTTCTTCGTCGAGCCGGTGCTCGGCGAGGGTGGTTACGTCCCGGCCTCCACCGAATTCCTCGCCGGCCTGCGCGAGCGCGCCGACCGCCACGGGATCCTGCTCGTCGTCGACGAGGTGCAGACCGGGTGGGGGCGCACCGGAAAGTTCTGGGGCGGTGAGCATTTCGGCGCCCGGCCCGACATCCTCGTCACGGCCAAGGGACTCGCGTCGGGCTTCCCGCTCTCGGGCATCGCGGCCTCGAACGCCCTGATGGAGAAGGCCTGGCCGGGCTCGCAGGGCGGCACCTACGGCGGCAACGCCGTCGCCTGCGCCGCGGCCGTCGCGACGCTCGACGTCATCGAGTCCGAGGGCCTGGTCGCCAACGCGGAGCAGCGCGGCGCCCAGCTGCGCCAGGCGCTCGAGAAGGTGGCCGGGCAGCACGACGCCATCACCGACGTACGCGGGCTGGGGCTGATGCTCGGCAACGAGTTCCGCGACGCCGAGGGCAAGCCGGACGGCGCGGCGGCCGCGCGGGTGCAGAGCAAGGCGGCCGAGCTCGGGCTGCTGCTGCTCACCTGCGGGCCGTGGAGCCAGGTGGTGCGGTTCATCCCCGCGCTCGTCGTGGGCGAGCAGCAGGTCGACGACGCCGCGCAGCTGTGGGCCGAGGCGGTCGACGCGGCGCTCTGA
- a CDS encoding MFS transporter yields MSSSPTTQHTGEPEVPKKVLHRAIGASAIGNAVEWFDYGVYAYMTTHIAAALFPEGDNAVFFTLVGFAISFLIRPIGSMFWGPLGDKIGRKRVLAMTILLMAAATLCVGLIPSYETIGIAAPVILYLLRIVQGFSAGGEYGGAATFMAEYSPDRKRGFYGSFLEVGTLVGFTLGNGIALILVNVLSADDLQSWGWRIPFLIAAPLGLIGMYLRSRIEDTPVFRELEDRDETEDEVKGVYKELLTKYLRPILTLFGLVIALNVVNYTLLSYMPTYLQNNLDMEESDALLVPFFGQIAMAVSLPFFGMLSDRIGRKPMWLFSCAALLIACVPMYQLMSQSLGMAIVAFAVLGILYAPQLATISATFPAMFPTIVRFAGVAIGYNVATSLFGGTSGAINDRMINATGNDLFPAWYMVGACVIGLIAAFFLIETKGESLRGTEIPGTEEAHREQEALAKSEG; encoded by the coding sequence ATGAGTTCGAGTCCGACGACACAGCACACCGGAGAGCCCGAAGTTCCCAAGAAGGTGCTTCATCGGGCGATCGGCGCCTCCGCGATCGGCAACGCGGTCGAGTGGTTCGACTACGGCGTGTACGCCTACATGACCACCCACATCGCGGCGGCGCTGTTCCCCGAGGGTGACAACGCGGTGTTCTTCACCCTGGTCGGGTTCGCGATCAGTTTCCTGATCCGGCCCATCGGCAGCATGTTCTGGGGCCCGCTGGGCGACAAGATCGGCCGCAAGCGCGTGCTGGCCATGACGATCCTGCTGATGGCGGCCGCCACGCTGTGCGTCGGGCTGATCCCGAGCTACGAGACCATCGGCATCGCGGCCCCCGTGATCCTCTACCTGCTGCGCATCGTCCAGGGCTTCTCGGCCGGTGGCGAGTACGGCGGGGCCGCCACCTTCATGGCGGAGTACTCGCCCGACCGCAAGCGCGGGTTCTACGGCAGCTTCCTGGAGGTCGGGACGCTGGTCGGGTTCACCCTCGGAAACGGCATCGCGCTGATCCTGGTGAACGTGCTCAGCGCGGACGACCTGCAGAGCTGGGGCTGGCGCATCCCGTTCCTCATCGCCGCACCGCTCGGCCTGATCGGTATGTACCTGCGCTCGCGCATCGAGGACACCCCGGTGTTCCGCGAGCTGGAGGACCGCGACGAGACCGAGGACGAGGTCAAGGGCGTCTACAAGGAGCTGCTGACCAAGTACCTCCGGCCGATCCTCACCCTGTTCGGCCTGGTCATCGCGCTCAACGTCGTGAACTACACGCTGCTGAGCTACATGCCCACGTACCTGCAGAACAACCTCGACATGGAGGAGTCCGACGCGCTGCTCGTGCCGTTCTTCGGGCAGATCGCGATGGCCGTGTCGTTGCCGTTCTTCGGGATGCTGTCCGACCGCATCGGACGCAAACCGATGTGGCTGTTCTCCTGCGCGGCGCTGCTGATCGCGTGCGTCCCGATGTACCAGCTGATGTCGCAGAGCCTGGGCATGGCGATCGTGGCCTTCGCCGTGCTGGGAATCCTCTACGCGCCGCAGCTGGCGACGATCTCGGCGACCTTCCCGGCGATGTTCCCGACCATCGTGCGGTTCGCCGGCGTGGCGATCGGCTACAACGTGGCGACGTCGCTGTTCGGCGGCACCTCGGGTGCGATCAACGACCGGATGATCAACGCGACGGGCAACGACCTGTTCCCTGCGTGGTACATGGTCGGGGCGTGCGTGATCGGCCTGATCGCCGCGTTCTTCCTCATCGAGACCAAGGGCGAGTCGCTGCGTGGCACGGAGATCCCGGGCACCGAGGAGGCGCACCGCGAGCAGGAGGCGCTGGCGAAGTCCGAGGGCTGA
- the hppD gene encoding 4-hydroxyphenylpyruvate dioxygenase — protein MTDTVNLTETERDADLDLDQLKQLVGLVEYDGDKDPFPVTGWDAIVFVSGNATQSALYYQSAWGMELVAYSGPETGNRDHKSFVLKSGSIKFVINGAVDPDSPLVEHHRKHGDGVVDIALEVPDVDKCIEQARRAGATVVREPEDVTDELGTVRIAAIATYGETRHTLVDRSRYTGPYLPGYVPQSSTLVKREGQPKRLFQALDHIVGNVELGKMDEWVSFYNRVMGFVNMAEFIGDDIATDYSALMSKVVANGNHRVKFPLNEPAIAKKKSQIDEYLEFYRGAGAQHLAVATGDILASVDALRANGVEFLDTPDSYYEDPELRARIGEVRVPVEELQKRGILVDRDEDGYLLQIFTKPLGDRPTVFFELIERHGSLGFGKGNFKALFEAIEREQERRGNL, from the coding sequence ATGACGGACACCGTGAACCTCACCGAGACCGAGCGCGACGCAGACCTCGACCTCGATCAGCTCAAGCAGCTGGTCGGCCTCGTGGAGTACGACGGCGACAAGGACCCGTTCCCCGTCACCGGCTGGGACGCGATCGTCTTCGTCTCGGGCAACGCCACGCAGTCGGCGCTGTACTACCAGTCCGCCTGGGGGATGGAGCTGGTCGCCTACTCCGGCCCGGAGACCGGCAACCGCGACCACAAGTCGTTCGTGCTGAAGTCCGGCTCGATCAAATTCGTCATCAACGGCGCGGTCGACCCCGACAGCCCGCTGGTCGAGCACCACCGCAAGCACGGTGACGGTGTCGTCGACATCGCGCTCGAGGTGCCCGACGTCGACAAGTGCATCGAGCAGGCCCGCCGTGCGGGGGCGACGGTCGTGCGCGAGCCCGAGGACGTGACCGACGAGCTCGGGACCGTGCGGATCGCGGCGATCGCGACGTACGGCGAGACGCGGCACACCCTCGTCGACCGCAGCCGCTACACCGGCCCCTACCTGCCCGGCTACGTCCCGCAGAGCTCCACGCTGGTCAAGCGCGAGGGGCAGCCGAAGCGGCTCTTCCAGGCGCTCGACCACATCGTCGGCAACGTCGAGCTCGGGAAGATGGACGAGTGGGTCTCGTTCTACAACCGCGTCATGGGGTTCGTGAACATGGCCGAGTTCATCGGCGACGACATCGCGACCGACTACTCCGCGCTGATGTCCAAGGTCGTCGCCAACGGCAACCACCGGGTGAAGTTCCCGCTGAACGAGCCGGCGATCGCCAAGAAGAAGAGCCAGATCGACGAGTACCTCGAGTTCTACCGCGGGGCCGGCGCCCAGCACCTGGCCGTCGCGACCGGCGACATCCTCGCGAGCGTGGATGCGTTGCGCGCCAACGGTGTCGAGTTCCTCGACACCCCCGACTCCTACTACGAGGACCCCGAGCTGCGCGCGCGCATCGGCGAGGTGCGGGTGCCGGTCGAGGAGCTGCAGAAGCGCGGCATCCTGGTCGACCGCGACGAGGACGGCTACCTGCTGCAGATCTTCACCAAGCCGCTGGGTGACCGTCCCACGGTGTTCTTCGAGCTGATCGAGCGGCACGGTTCGCTCGGCTTCGGCAAGGGCAACTTCAAGGCGCTGTTCGAGGCGATCGAGCGGGAGCAGGAGCGCAGGGGGAACCTGTAG
- a CDS encoding Lrp/AsnC family transcriptional regulator: MPAPIDDLDSRLLALLTERPQIGVLGASRELGVARGTVQARLDRLVRRGVISSFAPTVDPHSLGYPVTAFCTLAIRQQEGHEPLLEHLRGIPEVLEVHTITGDGDLMVRVVARDNPDLQRVIDSVVSTGMVTRTSTVIALAELLPRRTGPLVQATGAGRATPAPADRRPG; this comes from the coding sequence ATGCCCGCGCCGATCGACGACCTGGACTCCCGCCTCCTGGCCCTGCTCACCGAGCGGCCGCAGATCGGCGTGCTCGGCGCCTCGCGCGAGCTCGGCGTCGCGCGCGGCACGGTGCAGGCCCGCCTGGACCGGCTGGTCCGGCGCGGCGTGATCAGCTCGTTCGCCCCCACGGTCGACCCGCACTCGCTGGGCTATCCGGTGACGGCGTTCTGCACCCTCGCCATCCGGCAGCAGGAGGGCCACGAGCCGCTGCTGGAGCACCTGCGCGGCATCCCGGAGGTGCTCGAGGTGCACACGATCACCGGCGACGGCGATCTCATGGTGCGGGTCGTGGCCCGCGACAACCCCGACCTGCAGCGGGTCATCGACTCGGTCGTGAGCACCGGCATGGTGACCCGCACGAGCACCGTCATCGCCCTGGCCGAGCTGCTCCCCCGCCGCACCGGGCCGCTGGTGCAGGCCACCGGCGCCGGTCGCGCCACCCCGGCCCCGGCCGACCGCCGCCCCGGTTAG
- a CDS encoding IclR family transcriptional regulator, with product MSPSPESEPADLGGETSQTMDRGLALLRLLTTTRSQGATVTELATDLGVGRPVVYRLLASLAREDLVARRADGRVGPGMGLLRLAVSVRPLVVEAAVPHLRRLADTVRATAHLTLAEHGEALAVAVVEPTVSDLHVAYRVGSRHPLEAGAAGRAILLGRADRSGEDVVVTDSELQPGAHGLAAPVRGTPGLEASVGVVALHPLDPARVGPLVTSAAERISLALQ from the coding sequence ATGAGCCCGAGCCCTGAGAGCGAGCCGGCCGACCTCGGCGGCGAGACGTCGCAGACGATGGACCGTGGTCTGGCGCTGCTGCGGCTGCTCACCACGACCCGCTCGCAGGGCGCGACCGTCACCGAGCTGGCCACCGATCTCGGCGTCGGCCGGCCGGTGGTCTATCGGCTGCTCGCGTCGCTGGCCCGTGAGGACCTGGTCGCTCGCCGCGCGGACGGGCGGGTCGGGCCGGGCATGGGGTTGCTGCGGCTCGCGGTGTCCGTGCGCCCGCTGGTCGTCGAGGCGGCGGTGCCGCACCTGCGCCGGCTCGCCGACACCGTGCGCGCCACCGCCCACCTCACGCTGGCCGAGCACGGCGAGGCGCTGGCCGTCGCCGTGGTCGAGCCGACGGTGAGCGACCTGCACGTGGCCTACCGGGTGGGGTCGAGGCACCCGCTCGAGGCCGGCGCCGCTGGGCGGGCGATCCTGCTCGGGCGCGCCGACCGGTCGGGGGAGGACGTCGTCGTCACCGACTCCGAGCTGCAGCCCGGTGCGCACGGCCTCGCGGCGCCGGTGCGCGGCACGCCCGGGCTGGAGGCGTCGGTCGGGGTGGTGGCGCTGCACCCGCTCGACCCGGCGCGCGTCGGGCCGCTGGTGACCTCGGCCGCCGAGCGGATCTCGTTGGCGTTGCAGTGA